CTAGCGCCAACTTGCGCTTTGAATTGCGCACCAAAGGGCGGCATAACGCGGCTCCCAATCTGCGAGCCCTTCCGTGACCCAGGCGCACGACGGACCTGAAGACGACAAACCGATGCCGCTGCTCGATCACCTGGTCGAGCTGCGCAAGCGCCTGATCTATGCGCTGGTCTGCTTCTTCGCCGTCTTCTTCGTCACCTTCTACTTCGCCAAGCCGCTCTTCTCGTTCCTGATCCAGCCGGCGCTGGCTGACGGCTACAAGGTCGTCGTCCTCGACATCTTCGAGTTCTTCTTCGTCACGGTGAAGCTGTCGGCGTTCGTGGCGCTGATCGTAGGCTTTCCGTTGATCGCGGTGCAGATCTGGCTGTTCGTGGCGCCGGGGCTCTATCGCCACGAGAAGCGCGCCTTCATCCCGTTTCTCGTCGCCACGCCGTTCATGTTCTATGCCGGCTGCGCGCTGATGTATTACATCGTGCTGCCGTACGTGATCAATTTCATGCTGGGGCAGTACGCGCCGCCCGACATCGAGAAGACGCTGCGGTCGTCGGACTATCTCGAACGCATCCTGCAGCTCGTCTTCGCCTTCGGCTTCGCCTTCGAGGTCCCGGTCCTGCTGACCCTGCTGATCCAGGTCGGCATTACCAGCTCGGAGGGGCTGAGGTCGAAGCGCCGCTACGCCGTCGTCGTGGCCTTCATCATCGCCGCCGTCCTGGCGCCGCCCGATGTCGTCAGCCAGATCGCGCTCGCGATCCCGCTGATGGCCTTCTACGAGATCTCCATCCTGATCGGCGGCGTGATCGAGCGGAAGCGGGCTGCCGCGGACAAGGCGGCCGAAGAGGCTGAGCAGAAAGCCGAGGAAGCCGCCAAGGCCGGCGACGGATCCGGCAGCTAGCCATGCATGACATCCGGTTCATCCGCGAGACGCCCGAGGCTTTCGACGCCGGCCTGAAGAAGCGGGGCCTGGCGCCGCTGTCGGCCGAGATCCTGGAGATCGACAAGCGCCGCCGCGCGGCCATCTCCGAGAGCGAGGCCATCCAGGCGAAGCGCAAGGCGCTCAGCCAGCAGATCGGCATGGCCAAGCGCAAGGGCGAGAACGCCGATGCGCTGATGGCCGAGGTCGCCGCGCTCGAACAGAGCCTGAAGGACGGCGAGCACGAGGCCAGCCGTCTCGACGAGGAACTGCGGATCCGGCTCGAAGTGGTGCCGAACCTGCCGTTCGACGACGTGCCCGAGGGCGCCGACGAGACCGGCAATGTCGAGATCCGCCGCGAGGGCAACCAGCGCAACTTCAGCTTCCCGCCGAAGGACCATGTGGCGCTGGGCGAGGCCACCGGCGAGATGGATTTCGCCGCCGCCGTGAAGATCTCCGGCTCCCGGTTCGTGGTGCTGAAGGCGCATCTTGCGCGGCTGGAGCGCGCGCTGGCGCAGTTCATGCTCGATCTGCACACGGTCGAGGGCGGCTATACCGAGGTCAACCCGCCGCTGCTGGTGAAGGACGCGGCCGTCTATGGCGTCGGCCAGCTGCCGAAGTTCGCCGAGGACATGTTTCGCACCGACAACGGCTTCTGGCTGATCCCGACGGCCGAGGTCTCGCTCACCAACCTGGTGAACGACATGGTGCTGGACGAGAAGGAACTGCCGCTACGCTTCACGGCGTTCACGCCGTGCTTCCGCTCCGAGGCGGGCTCCGCCGGCAAGGACACGCGCGGCATGATCCGCCAGCACCAGTTCCCCAAGGTCGAGCTGGTGAGCATCACCACGCCCGAGCAGTCGGCCGCCGAGCACGAGCGCATGACGGCGTGCGCGGAGGAGGTGCTGAAGCGCCTCGGCCTTGCCTACCGCACGGTCGTTCTGTGCGGCGGCGACATGGGCTTTGGCTCGCGCAAGACCTACGACATCGAGGTCTGGCTCCCGGGCCAGGACGCCTATCGCGAGATTTCGAGCTGCTCGAACATGGGCGACTTCCA
This DNA window, taken from Reyranella humidisoli, encodes the following:
- the tatC gene encoding twin-arginine translocase subunit TatC — encoded protein: MTQAHDGPEDDKPMPLLDHLVELRKRLIYALVCFFAVFFVTFYFAKPLFSFLIQPALADGYKVVVLDIFEFFFVTVKLSAFVALIVGFPLIAVQIWLFVAPGLYRHEKRAFIPFLVATPFMFYAGCALMYYIVLPYVINFMLGQYAPPDIEKTLRSSDYLERILQLVFAFGFAFEVPVLLTLLIQVGITSSEGLRSKRRYAVVVAFIIAAVLAPPDVVSQIALAIPLMAFYEISILIGGVIERKRAAADKAAEEAEQKAEEAAKAGDGSGS
- the serS gene encoding serine--tRNA ligase, whose protein sequence is MHDIRFIRETPEAFDAGLKKRGLAPLSAEILEIDKRRRAAISESEAIQAKRKALSQQIGMAKRKGENADALMAEVAALEQSLKDGEHEASRLDEELRIRLEVVPNLPFDDVPEGADETGNVEIRREGNQRNFSFPPKDHVALGEATGEMDFAAAVKISGSRFVVLKAHLARLERALAQFMLDLHTVEGGYTEVNPPLLVKDAAVYGVGQLPKFAEDMFRTDNGFWLIPTAEVSLTNLVNDMVLDEKELPLRFTAFTPCFRSEAGSAGKDTRGMIRQHQFPKVELVSITTPEQSAAEHERMTACAEEVLKRLGLAYRTVVLCGGDMGFGSRKTYDIEVWLPGQDAYREISSCSNMGDFQARRMNARYRPKEGKGTRFLNTLNGSALAVGRTLVAVLENYQNEDGSVTVPEALRPYMGGLELIPAPPAVPAKK